Proteins encoded together in one Peribacillus asahii window:
- a CDS encoding FAD-dependent monooxygenase, with amino-acid sequence MTNTENRVLIAGGGIGGLATALAAAQAGHASSVFEQAPQFGEVGAGIQMAPNAMAVLTRLGVADRIAEFAVFPKRLVLKDAFTGEELTALDLGDEFKERYGFPYMVLHRSDLHRSLLEACESNPLISLHTNTTITAAEENEDGVFLINQHNEKIKGKAVIGADGIKSNVRKLFAQDDMVNSAYVAYRGTIPIEEISEDAEMDDVIMWIGPNLHVVQYPVRRGELYNQVVVFKSPTYTSESVEWGTPEEMAQVFEGCHSKVEKALSFINKQIRWPMYDRLPIDNWTKGNITLMGDAAHPMLQYLAQGGVQALEDAAKLADVLATHGDNFEAAFKEFQEERIPRTARVQTTARQWGEIIHAVDPITIALRNDIFTKRPANDFSYTDWLYGHKRSLVTQ; translated from the coding sequence ATGACAAACACAGAGAACAGAGTCTTAATCGCTGGTGGCGGAATTGGTGGATTAGCAACAGCTCTTGCTGCAGCACAAGCTGGTCACGCTTCATCCGTTTTTGAACAAGCACCACAATTCGGGGAAGTTGGTGCAGGAATTCAAATGGCTCCAAATGCAATGGCTGTTTTAACTCGCCTTGGAGTAGCAGATCGTATTGCTGAATTTGCCGTATTTCCAAAACGACTTGTGTTAAAAGATGCTTTTACGGGAGAAGAACTAACGGCTTTAGACCTAGGAGATGAGTTTAAAGAGAGATATGGATTCCCATATATGGTATTGCACCGTTCTGATTTACACAGATCGCTGTTAGAAGCATGTGAAAGCAATCCTTTAATCTCTCTTCATACGAATACGACAATTACTGCTGCAGAAGAAAATGAAGATGGCGTATTCCTTATAAACCAACATAATGAGAAAATCAAAGGTAAGGCAGTTATTGGGGCAGATGGAATTAAATCAAATGTACGTAAATTATTCGCTCAAGATGATATGGTAAACTCTGCATATGTTGCTTATCGTGGTACGATTCCAATTGAAGAAATTTCTGAAGATGCTGAAATGGACGATGTAATTATGTGGATTGGTCCAAATCTTCATGTAGTTCAATACCCAGTACGCCGTGGAGAATTATATAATCAAGTTGTTGTATTCAAAAGCCCAACGTATACATCTGAATCTGTTGAATGGGGAACTCCAGAAGAAATGGCACAAGTATTTGAAGGCTGTCATTCAAAAGTTGAGAAAGCTCTTTCATTTATTAATAAACAAATCCGTTGGCCAATGTATGATCGCCTGCCAATTGATAACTGGACAAAAGGGAATATAACACTTATGGGAGACGCTGCTCACCCAATGTTACAATACTTAGCTCAAGGTGGCGTTCAAGCATTAGAAGATGCTGCAAAATTAGCTGATGTATTAGCAACTCATGGTGATAATTTTGAAGCCGCTTTCAAAGAGTTCCAAGAAGAACGTATTCCTCGTACTGCACGTGTTCAAACAACGGCACGTCAATGGGGAGAAATCATTCATGCTGTAGATCCAATTACAATTGCACTTCGTAACGATATTTTTACAAAACGTCCAGCAAATGATTTTAGCTATACGGATTGGTTATATGGTCATAAAAGAAGTCTAGTAACACAATAA
- a CDS encoding DUF421 domain-containing protein: MEELLHPMLRTVISYIILLFVTYLFGKRMNSQLNYHSFAVAITIGSFIANMGFDTNLKFWPILTSFFILTFVFYLSSYLSYQNKFLYKYLSGQPTAIIEKGKINEVNMKKAKYCLYDLHQQLRENGVFQIEEIETAYLEVSGKLSIQLKEQYKPATKQYIDQLNMKRPVELIIDGKILKEKYQH, encoded by the coding sequence ATGGAAGAATTATTACACCCCATGCTGAGAACAGTTATTTCCTATATAATATTGCTTTTTGTTACTTACTTATTCGGAAAAAGAATGAATTCACAATTAAATTACCATAGCTTTGCTGTCGCTATTACAATCGGTTCATTCATCGCCAATATGGGATTTGATACCAATCTTAAATTTTGGCCAATACTTACTTCCTTTTTTATCTTAACGTTTGTTTTCTATCTTTCTTCTTATTTATCTTATCAAAATAAATTCTTGTACAAATACTTATCCGGACAACCCACTGCTATTATCGAAAAGGGAAAAATAAATGAGGTCAATATGAAAAAAGCAAAGTACTGCCTGTACGATTTACACCAACAATTAAGAGAAAACGGAGTATTCCAAATAGAAGAAATTGAAACGGCCTATCTTGAGGTAAGCGGTAAACTTTCTATTCAACTAAAAGAACAATACAAGCCTGCAACCAAACAATACATAGATCAGCTAAATATGAAACGACCGGTCGAATTAATCATAGACGGAAAGATATTAAAAGAAAAATATCAGCATTGA
- the miaA gene encoding tRNA (adenosine(37)-N6)-dimethylallyltransferase MiaA, which translates to MLEQQKGKLLVIIGPTAVGKTKLSIELAKRFNGEIISGDSMQVYKGMDIGTAKIKEEEKEGIPHYLLDIKEPNEPFSAAEFQQRANVMIDDIQSRGKLPIIVGGTGLYIQSVIYDYQFSEAPSDPLYRAELEQRVKEAGIEAVFAELQRIDPESAERIHPNNVRRVIRALEIYHCTGHTMSEQLNEQPTEMKYDTCIIGLTMERDLLYARINNRVDMMVEEGLVSEVQGFFEQGLKHCQSIQAIGYKELYDYLEGRMSEKEAIEALKQNSRRYAKRQLTWFRNKMDVSWFDMTDIAEFSKKINEISEFIAGKLMIKANKYK; encoded by the coding sequence ATGTTGGAACAACAAAAAGGAAAGTTACTTGTTATTATTGGCCCAACGGCTGTGGGCAAGACGAAGTTAAGTATTGAATTAGCAAAACGATTTAATGGTGAGATTATAAGTGGTGATTCCATGCAAGTATATAAAGGAATGGATATTGGCACAGCGAAAATAAAGGAGGAAGAAAAAGAAGGTATTCCACATTATTTGCTCGATATTAAAGAGCCGAATGAGCCGTTTAGTGCAGCTGAATTTCAACAAAGAGCAAATGTAATGATTGACGATATTCAAAGTCGAGGAAAGCTTCCAATTATAGTGGGGGGAACGGGATTATACATACAGTCTGTAATTTATGATTATCAATTCTCTGAAGCTCCATCCGACCCGCTATATCGAGCGGAGTTAGAACAACGCGTGAAAGAGGCGGGAATAGAGGCTGTTTTTGCGGAACTACAGAGGATTGATCCCGAAAGTGCGGAGCGTATCCATCCGAATAATGTGAGGCGTGTGATTCGTGCGCTTGAAATTTATCATTGCACAGGACATACAATGAGTGAGCAGTTAAATGAACAGCCGACTGAAATGAAATATGATACATGTATTATCGGGTTAACGATGGAGCGCGATTTATTATATGCGCGTATTAACAATCGAGTGGATATGATGGTGGAAGAGGGGCTTGTTTCGGAAGTGCAAGGTTTTTTTGAACAAGGCTTAAAACATTGTCAATCAATTCAAGCGATTGGTTATAAGGAACTGTATGATTATCTGGAAGGGCGAATGAGTGAAAAAGAGGCAATTGAGGCTTTAAAACAAAACTCTCGCCGTTATGCCAAACGTCAACTTACGTGGTTTCGCAATAAAATGGATGTTTCTTGGTTTGATATGACTGATATTGCCGAATTTTCAAAAAAAATCAACGAAATATCGGAATTTATTGCAGGAAAGCTCATGATAAAGGCGAATAAGTACAAGTAG
- the hfq gene encoding RNA chaperone Hfq: MKQSVNIQDQFLNQLRKDNTYVTVFLLNGFQIRGQIKGFDNFTVLFESEGKQQLVFKHAISTFAPQRNVQIEYEVKE, translated from the coding sequence ATGAAACAATCGGTAAATATTCAAGACCAATTTTTAAACCAACTGAGAAAAGACAATACTTATGTGACAGTATTTTTATTAAACGGTTTTCAAATTCGTGGGCAAATTAAAGGCTTTGACAATTTTACCGTGCTATTTGAATCTGAAGGGAAGCAACAATTAGTATTTAAACATGCGATTTCTACTTTTGCTCCACAACGAAATGTTCAAATTGAATATGAAGTGAAAGAATAA
- the spoVK gene encoding stage V sporulation protein K, which translates to MEQPIRMKNNGQINIVFNGEKRNVIQKDVPIRELYDRDLSEQHIALKEIEAELETLVGMEEMKKLIKEIYAWIYVNKKREERGLKAGRQALHMMFKGNPGTGKTTVARLIGKLFHKMNVLTKGHLIEAERADLVGEYIGHTAQKTRDLVKKAIGGILFIDEAYSLGRGGEKDFGKEAIDTLVKHMEDKQHEFILILAGYSREMDYFLSLNPGLLSRFPLVIEFPDYTTDQLMEIADLMLEEREYIISRDAERKLREHLVVLRSLQSPVSFSNGRYIRNVIEKAIRTQAMRLLHEDSYDKADLMTLRSQDFIFNEQNE; encoded by the coding sequence GTGGAGCAACCAATCCGAATGAAAAATAATGGGCAAATTAATATTGTCTTTAATGGAGAAAAAAGAAACGTGATACAAAAGGATGTGCCTATTAGGGAATTATATGATCGAGACCTTTCTGAACAGCATATTGCTTTGAAAGAAATCGAGGCGGAGCTTGAAACATTAGTTGGCATGGAAGAGATGAAAAAGTTAATTAAAGAAATTTATGCATGGATCTATGTCAATAAGAAGCGTGAGGAACGTGGTTTGAAGGCTGGGCGACAAGCGTTGCATATGATGTTTAAAGGGAATCCTGGCACTGGGAAAACGACGGTTGCACGCTTAATCGGTAAATTATTTCATAAGATGAATGTGTTAACAAAAGGACATTTAATAGAAGCGGAGCGTGCGGATTTAGTTGGTGAATATATTGGTCATACAGCTCAAAAAACACGAGATTTAGTGAAGAAAGCAATCGGGGGAATTTTGTTTATTGATGAAGCGTATTCGTTAGGACGCGGAGGAGAAAAAGACTTTGGGAAAGAAGCGATTGATACGCTTGTGAAGCATATGGAGGATAAGCAGCATGAGTTTATTTTGATTCTAGCGGGTTATTCACGTGAAATGGATTATTTTCTTAGCTTAAATCCTGGTTTATTGTCACGATTTCCGCTTGTTATTGAATTTCCTGATTATACAACCGATCAATTAATGGAGATAGCGGATCTGATGCTAGAAGAGCGGGAGTATATCATTAGTCGTGATGCAGAGCGAAAGCTGCGCGAACATCTAGTTGTACTTCGCTCATTGCAAAGTCCTGTTTCCTTTTCGAACGGTCGCTATATTCGTAATGTCATTGAAAAAGCGATTCGAACACAAGCGATGCGCTTATTGCATGAAGATAGTTATGACAAGGCAGATTTAATGACATTACGAAGTCAAGATTTTATTTTTAATGAACAGAATGAATAA
- a CDS encoding trimeric intracellular cation channel family protein has product MTWEFLSIIGTIAFAISGAIIAMEEEYDLLGVYILGIVTAFGGGAIRNLLIGVPPSTLWDQGTFFTIALISITIVFFFPNNSLKHWDKWGNFTDAIGLAAFAIQGALYAIELNLPVSAVIVAAVLTGCGGGIVRDVLAGRKPLLFRKEIYAVWAIVAGIILGLELASDTWELYALFIIITALRVLSYTRNWELPNKKLPQNM; this is encoded by the coding sequence ATGACCTGGGAATTTTTAAGCATAATTGGAACAATTGCTTTTGCGATTAGTGGGGCAATCATTGCTATGGAAGAAGAATATGATTTATTGGGTGTATATATTTTAGGCATCGTAACCGCATTTGGCGGTGGAGCAATCAGAAATTTATTAATTGGTGTCCCTCCTTCAACACTATGGGACCAAGGTACGTTCTTTACAATTGCTTTAATATCGATTACTATCGTGTTCTTCTTTCCAAACAATTCATTAAAGCATTGGGACAAATGGGGAAATTTCACCGATGCAATCGGATTAGCTGCTTTTGCTATTCAAGGAGCACTATATGCAATTGAGCTCAATCTTCCAGTAAGCGCGGTTATTGTAGCAGCTGTTTTAACTGGCTGCGGAGGCGGAATTGTCCGCGATGTTCTCGCAGGACGTAAACCGCTCTTATTCCGTAAAGAAATCTATGCAGTTTGGGCAATTGTAGCAGGGATAATCTTAGGCTTAGAACTTGCCTCAGATACATGGGAATTATATGCTCTCTTCATTATTATTACAGCATTGCGTGTCCTTTCCTACACACGCAACTGGGAGCTGCCAAATAAAAAATTGCCTCAAAACATGTAA
- the hflX gene encoding GTPase HflX, translating to MQNAEKETAILIGCQTVEDDARFHYSLEELASLTHTANGEVLLTVTQKRERVHPATYIGKGKIEELQNLEAELEPDLIIFNDELSPSQIRNLSNQLEARIIDRTQLILDIFAQRARSREGQLQVELAQLQYMLPRLVGQGTALSRLGGGIGTRGPGETKLESDRRHIRGKIDEIKSQLRVIADHRDRYRERRKRNKAFQIALVGYTNAGKSTLFNRLTEAAAFEENLLFATLDPLTRKAVLPSGFTVLMTDTVGFIQDLPTSLIAAFRSTLEEVKEADLLLHVVDSSNPDYFNHQTTVENLLQDLEATSIPMLTLYNKRDCKHAEFLPTSKDQSLLISAYDQGDVETILETIEQSMISEMASYHVSLPSTEGRLLAQLKNETILRTLAFNEESECYECRGFCLTNHPIRGLLEKFTI from the coding sequence TTGCAAAATGCTGAAAAAGAAACGGCGATTTTAATTGGATGTCAAACAGTGGAAGATGATGCCCGCTTTCATTATTCATTAGAGGAACTTGCATCATTAACTCATACAGCAAATGGTGAAGTGTTGCTGACGGTTACTCAAAAACGGGAGCGTGTCCATCCGGCCACATACATAGGAAAAGGAAAGATTGAAGAACTTCAAAATTTAGAAGCAGAATTAGAGCCGGATTTAATTATTTTTAATGATGAATTATCTCCAAGTCAGATTCGTAATCTTTCGAACCAGTTGGAAGCGCGAATCATTGATCGAACGCAATTGATTTTAGATATTTTCGCTCAGCGTGCTCGTTCAAGAGAAGGTCAGCTGCAGGTTGAGCTTGCTCAGCTGCAATATATGCTTCCTCGTCTAGTTGGCCAAGGAACGGCTTTATCTAGGCTTGGTGGTGGAATCGGAACGAGAGGACCTGGGGAAACGAAGCTTGAAAGCGATCGTCGTCATATTCGAGGTAAAATTGATGAAATTAAGAGTCAGTTGCGAGTAATCGCTGATCATCGTGACCGGTACCGAGAGCGGCGTAAGCGAAATAAGGCGTTTCAAATAGCGCTTGTAGGGTATACAAATGCAGGAAAGTCAACATTGTTTAACCGATTAACGGAAGCAGCTGCATTTGAAGAGAATTTGCTATTTGCTACGCTGGATCCTCTTACTCGTAAAGCTGTATTGCCAAGCGGCTTTACGGTGTTAATGACAGATACGGTTGGATTTATTCAAGATTTACCTACTTCTCTTATTGCGGCTTTCCGCTCAACCTTAGAGGAAGTGAAGGAAGCTGACTTACTGTTACACGTCGTCGATTCATCGAATCCTGATTACTTTAATCATCAAACGACGGTAGAAAATTTATTGCAAGACTTAGAAGCTACTTCCATTCCGATGCTTACGTTGTATAATAAGAGGGATTGCAAGCATGCCGAATTTTTGCCGACATCAAAAGACCAATCTTTACTGATTAGTGCCTATGATCAAGGAGATGTGGAAACAATTTTAGAGACAATTGAGCAAAGTATGATAAGTGAGATGGCAAGCTACCACGTTTCACTGCCTTCTACGGAAGGAAGATTACTTGCGCAGTTGAAGAATGAAACAATATTGCGGACGCTCGCTTTTAATGAAGAAAGTGAGTGTTATGAATGCAGGGGTTTTTGTTTAACCAATCACCCAATTAGAGGCTTACTAGAGAAATTTACAATATAA
- a CDS encoding methionine gamma-lyase family protein, translating into MYQYLTNGEILQPIVREIEAMIAPLHKKIEERIEENQFRLLRSFQAHRVSDSHFIPSTGYGYDDVGRDTLELIYADVFGGEAGLVRPQIISGTHAISTALFGILRPGDELLYITGKPYDTLEEIVGIRGTGVGSLRDFHIDYNMVSLTAEGAIDFEAVKQSIKPNTKMIGIQRSKGYATRPSFTIEEIEAAIAFVKEINPNIVVFVDNCYGEFVETKEPCHVGADLMAGSLIKNPGGGIVKTGGYIVGKKELVEACAYRLTSPGIGAEAGASLYSLQEMYQGFFLAPHVVGQALKGAVFTAAFLERLGMNTSPKWNAKRTDLIQSVQFDDKDKMVAFCQAIQFASPINSHVTPYPAYMPGYEDDVIMAAGTFIQGASIELTADGPTRAPFIAYVQGGLTYAHVKMAVLTAVDNLLSKKLITL; encoded by the coding sequence ATGTATCAATATTTAACAAATGGGGAAATTTTGCAACCGATTGTAAGAGAAATAGAGGCAATGATTGCTCCATTACATAAGAAAATAGAAGAGCGAATTGAAGAAAATCAATTTCGTTTGCTTCGCAGCTTTCAAGCACATCGGGTCAGTGATTCTCATTTTATCCCGTCAACAGGGTATGGGTATGATGATGTCGGAAGAGATACGCTGGAATTAATCTATGCAGATGTATTTGGAGGAGAAGCGGGTCTTGTTCGCCCGCAAATTATTTCTGGTACACATGCTATTTCAACGGCATTGTTTGGCATTCTTCGTCCAGGTGATGAACTGCTTTATATTACGGGAAAACCGTATGATACACTTGAAGAAATTGTTGGAATTCGCGGTACAGGGGTAGGTTCTTTACGAGATTTCCATATTGACTATAATATGGTTTCGTTAACCGCTGAAGGAGCTATTGATTTCGAGGCGGTTAAACAGTCCATTAAACCGAATACAAAAATGATTGGAATTCAGCGTTCAAAAGGATATGCAACGCGTCCATCTTTTACGATTGAGGAAATCGAAGCAGCTATTGCTTTTGTGAAAGAGATTAATCCGAATATTGTTGTGTTCGTTGACAATTGTTACGGTGAATTTGTAGAAACGAAGGAGCCATGCCACGTAGGAGCCGACTTAATGGCGGGGTCACTCATTAAAAACCCGGGCGGTGGTATAGTGAAAACAGGCGGCTATATCGTCGGTAAAAAAGAGCTGGTAGAAGCTTGTGCATATCGATTAACATCACCTGGTATTGGAGCAGAAGCAGGGGCGTCCCTTTATAGCTTACAAGAAATGTACCAAGGGTTTTTCCTTGCTCCGCATGTTGTAGGACAAGCATTAAAGGGAGCGGTGTTTACCGCAGCCTTTTTAGAGAGACTTGGAATGAATACATCGCCTAAATGGAATGCTAAACGCACCGATCTTATTCAATCTGTTCAATTTGATGATAAAGATAAGATGGTTGCTTTTTGTCAAGCAATTCAGTTTGCATCTCCAATCAATTCACATGTGACTCCGTATCCTGCTTATATGCCGGGCTATGAGGATGATGTTATTATGGCAGCAGGAACATTTATTCAAGGAGCGAGCATTGAATTGACAGCAGATGGTCCAACTCGCGCTCCTTTTATTGCCTATGTTCAAGGGGGCTTAACGTATGCTCATGTGAAGATGGCAGTTTTAACAGCCGTAGATAATTTATTATCTAAGAAGCTTATTACATTATAA
- a CDS encoding MerR family transcriptional regulator, with protein MSGNNIRRSMPLFSIGIVMQLTELSARQIRYYEEHQLITPMRTEGNRRLFSLNDIDRLLEIKDLIEQGVNLAGIKKIFTVKNEGALQEQDSEQAEKIRQDLSEVELRKILRTELLQGGKYRTSLRQGDMSRFFH; from the coding sequence ATGAGCGGCAACAACATTCGGCGTTCGATGCCTCTTTTTTCTATAGGAATCGTGATGCAATTGACAGAGTTGTCTGCGCGCCAGATTCGTTATTATGAAGAGCATCAATTAATTACTCCGATGAGAACGGAAGGCAATCGTCGTCTATTCTCATTAAATGATATCGATCGATTGCTCGAAATTAAGGATTTAATCGAGCAAGGAGTGAACCTAGCCGGTATTAAAAAAATTTTTACCGTGAAAAATGAGGGGGCTCTTCAAGAACAAGACAGCGAGCAAGCGGAAAAGATTAGACAAGACCTAAGTGAAGTGGAGTTGCGAAAAATTCTTCGAACGGAATTATTGCAAGGCGGTAAGTACCGTACATCTTTACGACAAGGTGATATGTCTCGCTTTTTCCATTAA
- the glnA gene encoding type I glutamate--ammonia ligase, with protein sequence MAKYTREDITRLAKEENVKYIRLQFTDILGTIKNVEIPVSQLGKALDNKMMFDGSSIEGFVRIEESDMYLYPDLDTWVVFPWTAEKGKVARLICDIYKTDGTPFEGDPRNNLKRVLAEAREMGFTNFNLGPEPEFFLFKLDEKGEPTLELNDKGGYFDLAPTDLGENCRRDIVLELEEMGFEIEASHHEVAPGQHEIDFKYADAITACDHIQTFKLVVKTIARKHGLHATFMPKPLFGVNGSGMHCNVSLFKGNENAFYDTKGKLELSETAEQFIAGVIKHAPGFTAVTNPTVNSYKRLVPGYEAPCYVAWSAQNRSPLIRIPASRGLGTRVEVRSVDPAANPYLALAVILKAGLDGIKNNLTPPAPVDRNIYVMTKEEREEVGIVDLPATLAAALQVLQSDEVIKDALGAHLLEHFVEAKEIEWDMFRTQVHPWERDQYMTMY encoded by the coding sequence ATGGCAAAGTATACACGTGAAGATATTACTCGTTTAGCAAAAGAAGAAAATGTTAAATACATTCGTCTTCAATTTACAGATATTTTAGGAACTATTAAAAACGTAGAAATTCCAGTAAGTCAATTAGGGAAAGCATTAGATAATAAAATGATGTTTGACGGTTCTTCTATCGAAGGGTTTGTACGTATCGAGGAATCTGATATGTATTTATATCCAGATTTAGATACTTGGGTAGTGTTCCCTTGGACAGCTGAAAAAGGAAAAGTAGCTCGTTTAATCTGTGATATTTACAAGACAGACGGAACACCATTCGAAGGTGACCCACGTAATAATTTAAAACGCGTTTTAGCTGAAGCAAGAGAAATGGGCTTCACAAACTTCAATCTTGGACCAGAGCCAGAATTCTTCTTATTCAAATTAGATGAGAAAGGTGAGCCAACTCTAGAATTGAATGATAAAGGCGGGTACTTTGACCTTGCACCAACAGATTTAGGGGAAAACTGCCGTCGTGATATCGTACTTGAGCTAGAGGAAATGGGCTTTGAAATCGAAGCATCTCACCATGAAGTAGCTCCTGGTCAACACGAAATCGATTTTAAATATGCAGATGCTATTACAGCATGTGATCACATTCAAACATTTAAATTAGTAGTTAAAACAATTGCTCGTAAGCATGGTCTTCATGCAACATTCATGCCAAAGCCATTATTCGGTGTAAATGGTTCAGGTATGCACTGTAACGTTTCTTTATTCAAAGGAAATGAAAATGCATTCTATGATACAAAAGGTAAGTTAGAACTTAGTGAAACAGCTGAACAATTCATTGCTGGTGTAATCAAGCATGCTCCAGGTTTCACAGCTGTGACAAATCCAACAGTTAACTCTTACAAACGTCTAGTACCTGGTTATGAAGCACCTTGTTACGTAGCATGGTCTGCTCAAAACCGCAGCCCGCTAATCCGTATTCCAGCTTCACGTGGTCTAGGAACTCGTGTTGAAGTACGTAGCGTTGACCCAGCGGCTAACCCATACTTGGCACTAGCTGTTATCCTTAAAGCAGGTCTTGATGGTATTAAAAATAACCTAACTCCTCCGGCTCCAGTTGATCGTAACATCTATGTTATGACAAAAGAAGAGCGTGAAGAAGTAGGTATTGTTGACCTGCCAGCTACATTAGCAGCTGCATTACAAGTATTACAATCTGACGAAGTTATTAAAGACGCGTTAGGTGCACATCTTTTAGAACACTTCGTTGAAGCGAAAGAAATCGAGTGGGATATGTTCCGTACGCAAGTACACCCATGGGAACGCGATCAATACATGACAATGTATTGA
- a CDS encoding L,D-transpeptidase: protein MARWIDVSTSRHQLKLFDGNRLIKTYPIAVGKILSPTPSGTYTIINKQPNPGGPFGVLWMGLSRPHYGIHGTNNPASIGKNVSHGCIRMFNHDVLDLSSRVPIGTGVSIHK from the coding sequence ATGGCGAGATGGATTGACGTATCAACATCACGACATCAATTAAAACTTTTTGATGGAAACAGACTTATAAAAACTTACCCAATTGCAGTTGGAAAAATATTATCACCAACACCTTCCGGGACATACACGATTATCAATAAACAGCCTAACCCTGGCGGACCATTTGGAGTGCTTTGGATGGGATTATCAAGGCCCCACTACGGTATACACGGAACAAATAATCCAGCTTCAATCGGTAAGAATGTCTCACATGGATGTATTAGAATGTTTAATCATGATGTTCTAGACTTATCATCTAGAGTTCCAATTGGTACTGGGGTTTCCATTCATAAATAA
- a CDS encoding aspartyl-phosphate phosphatase Spo0E family protein encodes MNTKTLSLKHLETSICYLRTHMITIGISKGLTHSDTIKYSQKLDILLNEYQKIKSN; translated from the coding sequence ATGAATACAAAAACTTTATCTCTTAAACATCTGGAAACCTCCATTTGTTATTTGAGAACTCATATGATTACTATTGGAATATCAAAAGGACTTACGCATTCTGATACGATTAAGTACAGTCAAAAGTTAGATATTTTATTGAATGAATACCAGAAAATTAAATCAAACTGA
- a CDS encoding peptidoglycan-binding domain-containing protein — translation MVRHRKAVKAYQESKGLVVDGIVGIKTWDMLF, via the coding sequence ATGGTTCGGCACAGAAAAGCCGTGAAAGCTTATCAGGAGAGTAAGGGACTTGTTGTGGATGGCATTGTCGGTATCAAGACTTGGGACATGCTGTTCTAA
- a CDS encoding YjcZ family sporulation protein, with amino-acid sequence MSGVRRDDCCDGFDRGCGFGGGFAFLVVLFILLIIVGASFCGGFGGGYAAPAHGYGAYC; translated from the coding sequence ATGTCTGGTGTTCGTAGAGACGATTGTTGTGATGGATTTGACAGAGGCTGTGGATTTGGTGGTGGATTTGCCTTTTTAGTTGTATTGTTTATTCTCTTAATTATCGTAGGAGCTAGTTTCTGCGGTGGATTTGGTGGCGGATATGCTGCCCCAGCCCATGGATATGGTGCATACTGTTAA